AATGCCCCTCACCATTGCCGCGATTTGTGAAGTGAGTGTCTAAAACTATTGTGTGAAGTGAGTGCCTAAAACTATTGAGTGTCTAAAACATATTGGCTCGCACAGTACAAACACTGGTTAGCACTAACAGACGTTGTCGGGTTTTGGCTCACGTTCGGCAATATTGCCCAATGTTGACAACTGTAGGCTATCTGCTGTTATGACAGAAACATTGGTCTCATGCAATCACACAAGTACCCTGACCTTATCCAGCCTGGCTGTTGGATTCAAGTGAGTAGCTGACTGGTTGTTACGGTTTCTTGCATTACTTATATCCTCGTGAACACATAGCCCTGCAGCAAACACGGAATtttgatttaaaaaaaactaattctTAAAGATGAATGTCATATTTACCTTCGCTCATTGTACAGACCGTAAAGTTCGATGCCAACTCGAGTGTCCTTAATTGAGCCAATACGAGAGCGGCTGGCTCCATTCGCACGTGAATGCAGCGGGGGACGTATTGTCggcagcaaaagtttgcgggatctgcagcgcgtggcggagcgacggaaaactgcattgctgcgtcacctaccgtgacgcgcCGTGTGGTAAGGCTATCGGccgcggcctcggcgattagcaacAGCGCGTTTAGACAACtggccgttgccggatctaatcgctgAGGCCGCAGCCAATAGCCTCAACACCAgaccgcatcacggtaggtgacgcagcaatgcagttttccgtcgttCCTCCACgggctgcagatcccgcaaacttttgctgccGACAGTACTTACGCAAAACTAATACTGAGAACAACATGAAAAGTTACGAAGAATAAGCAACGAAAACGCCAAGTGAGATAGAGAAACAAATACAGGACAAGCGGGGAGGTCAACAAAACAAGTCTGTTTGCTACGCTACACTGGGGGCAAGAAGTTGAGGTCCtgagagaaaacaaaaacaggacAAGAACTAGCATCACACACGTACAGTACAAACGAACGCACAGCAGAACTACAATCGGTGTTGCGCAAGAACGGCGGAATAAACACATCAAGTTCAACGTGTAACGAGTACGAGTTGAAAGCAAGCAcgaacatagaaagagagagagagagagagaaaaaaaccagAGTTACAACTATATACGGTGTAGTGAACCTTACCGCTCTTGTATGAGAGGAAGTCCGCGTAGACAGTGAAGTCTGCCTCCACAGGTCCGTTCTTGAATATCTCAGTCTTGATCTGGGTTTCGTCGCCAGAAAGCGTGTAGACTTTCTTGCCTGCAGAGTATGAAGAATCAATATTTACGAATTTAGGTGCAGCTATGTGTAGCAGGGTAAATTAATTTTAATGTCTTGGGACAAAACATTCGGCAATCTGGTTCTGTAATGTGACTGCAAGACAGAAGATACAGTATATCTGATAAAAATACGTGACAAAGCCGTGTGTAAAGCTTGTTTCGGTAAATTCCATTTACTTTCCCAACTTTCTGTCCTCACCAAGGATTTTTTTGCTGTTGCACTCCTGCTTGCCTTCTATGGAACAATAGACGAAATTTTCTTCCCTCCATAAACGCGTTTGAGCTCTGAGGACGCGAATTTTTGCTCTGGCGTTAGTAAGAAAGCATCTTCGCCCATCGCGGTAAGTCGGTGTATTGATTTTAATGCGCATTTCAGATGGGCAAATTATAACACCAGTAATTTCCCGATTGCATAACTGGAACGCGTTTACCTAGTATAAAAGACGGTTCGAATGCACTCTCATTCACAAAGGCTGATTCCATTTTCACTGCTTATCAGCATTCAATAGATTTGACTCGCTGCAGGTATGATACGCTATTTTCGGGTCTCTGTTAAGAAGAATGCCAGATTAACATCCACACATTCGCGCTTAGAACACAGCAGGGCACGCGGATGTAATTTTGGTTCTTACAACACGGCCGCCAGGGTCAGCTGTCGAAATCAGACATTGCGCAACGTCACCAAAATAATTTACTTTAAAGGGGCAGCATGATGTTATCCAGGCACCATTTTCACTTTGTGCTAAGGAATTCGTGCTCCCGATAACAATTTCTAATGCTTTCTGCACATTAAGCGtcgaatattattattattattattattattattattattattattattattattattattattattattatattattattattattattattattgttgttgttgttgttgttgttgttgttattattattacgattattattattattagaaggaggaggaagaaaagaagaaagaggatAAGTTTGATGCGATGACAGAGGATGGGTGTTatgcttctgtgctggggcactgggacgggaatatatgcagtgttATCGAGAAATTCATTTGCGAATCAAATCGCCTTATTCAACACATCAACCACTAAtcatttttaaattgtcataatgacGTAATCATTTTGGTCATTTGGGAGTTTATGCGACACGGTCTAATCTAAAACTGGAATTCATTGAAAAATAACCCTTCATTCTAATTGACACTGTAACGTCTATTAGCACTTAAAAATTTCAGAcgatatgatccgcccgactcttggccgatccccctgagtgggtaggtgccaatcatcccaggtagagtgtactagaatattctagtacactctatcccaggagcataataataataataataataatcatcatcatcatcatcatcatcaagtttCCCATACGTGCTAAGCGTTTAAAGTATTTCCAATCATGAATATTTTGCTTACTCAGCCGAGATATATGTATTCTGTATTTCTCTAGACGAAAGAAGATGTAATACTGAGCGAGTTCTCGTGTTATCTAAAGTGGCATTTTCTTGCGCATTTGACCACTATTTTGTACTAACGTGGCCTTGCAAGAGTGAAATGACGGGTCAGTGATGCAAGTCCTGTACATACGGGTCCTGTATATGCATGtacaggacgaaaaaaaaaagacggataTATCTCAGTAACACGGCTCTCGGGTATAAAGCCAGTCATGGAATACGATTCATGTTCGCTAGCGCAAAGAAATACGACACGGTTACAATTGGATAGAACGCTAACTTTGAACTGTCCTTCTGATTTTTTTATGAagaaatccgtaaaacagggggtgggtgctcgagccgacgtttcgacaagtggacttgtcttcttcaaggctagaactgattttgctggaactgaaatcagttccagccttgaagaagacaagtccacttgtcgaaacgtcggctcgagcacccaccccccgtTTACGGATTTGTTCATCGCAAGCTTTCATCTTCCACTTACTGCCGTTTTTTGGACTTCTTATATTTTGTCGCTTTCAAAGCTGTGTCGTCGTTTTCGCGCTAATAAACATGAACCTCAACAGAAACCAACTGACCCAACTTATTATCCTCACTTGGAACAGTTGATCCGGGAGAAATTTGCTTACCGTAGTGTTTGTCCTCGCTGTAGCTCTTCTCGTATCCCTCGCGACAGTCGCGCACACATTCGGGCGTCGGACCGTCTCCCTTGCATGGAGGCAGTGGCCCCTTGGTGTGGTGTTCGCATGGTGGGAAATGGTAAGGCTGGCAGCCGTCATCCGTACCGTACAGACCGCCGGTAACGAGGCCTTCTTCCTTGTAGAACTGCCAAGCGGCAGCGGGGTATCCTCCGTTGCACCTAAGACGAAGAACACAGCGAGGACGTTCACATAACTCAAAGAAGTTTGCTATTGCTATTAAGCAAAATATGGATGTAAGTGTATGCAAGTTGATAAACCTCAATGACGCTTTATGAGCAGTTATTCTTTTAATAAAGGTTACGCGGGAGTTTGAGTGAGTTTGATTACCGGTCACGGCGACTGCATTTCGACGAAGTAAATTTAAAAGAAGGGCTCATATACCTAGAGTTACACcggccacggtgatctagtggttatggtgctcgactgctgacccgatggtcgcgggtttgaatcccggccgtggcggccgcatatcgatggagccgaaattcttgaggtccgtgtacttaggtgcatgttaaaaacaacagattgtcaaaatttccggagccctccactacggcgaccctcataatcatatcgtggttttgggacgtaaaacgtcaataattacaattattattagtaaATACAGTTAGGCACTCCTTAAGAACTAGtcattcgtgaaaaaaaaaaacgatatttccaAACCTTTATTTAAGGCTTCTCCGACAACCCAAGCCTTGTTGCTTCAAACATCATAGGAATTAATCAGCCACATTGAGCAATCAATGGACTGATTGATGGGTACATTTCCTGGTCTACAACTTACACTCAGTCTGTGAGTGtggctatttttctttcttttgtgacaGCTCGCGCACACTACCTTACTGTCTATACGAAAAAAAGAGGTGTCAGGGGGTACCATGCCGATAACCGTTAACCAACCGTAGGTAAGCGTACGTATTCAAACGTGCTTCACTCGTGCCTGGTACATTTTCCATCAAAAGGGCGAGCTGCGGAAAGCGTGCAGTGGCAAGAACAGCAACGATATCGATGCAGAAAATGGCGACGTGAATGAAGTATGTACAAGAACGTGCTTTAGGTGTATTTTCCACTTCCGAGGCATTTCCGACTAAAGACGACGTTGATATGTTTAGCTAACACTGCTAATACGTTTTTTCGACttcacataaataaaaaaaaagctgtttgaCAATCAGAATTTCGGGTAGTGCTGGGTGCAGCTGCTGCTAGGggtaagaaaaaaatattggccTGGAAACGTGAATGTctagcgaagctgtatcaaacaccacacacgTTGGTcggggggtatgttttattattgctaTAGAGTAATGGCAGTGATAATCGCTTTATGGTTGCTGAGGTAGACAGTTATTCGTTGCGCGaacattttcagcaagacgaatttgttcctttcgctgAGCAATGTATTCGCGCTCTTTGTCTGGTGTCTAATTtctgtggtctacccatggcagtcttagaattaactgaatgagttgctagacgggtctctctTTCATACACGATTTTATCGTGAGCGCCGCCATGTTGCTTAGCGGGAAGCGCTGTATCtaatctggcaacccactggcttgcgcaaatgcgcaaaaACTCGCATTTGCATGGCCACGCGCACTCCGGGCCGTTCTGCGCACACTGGCACGCGCACTTTGAGCCGTTTCCACACACCAGAAAGACGGAAAACGCGAGTTTCGACACCCCAGAAAGGAGGAAAACGCGAGTTGCCAGAGCACTCCTCCTCGCCctgtgaaaacggtctatatatataaaggcgagaagcacacgcggggagaaggaaaggCCGTTTGaagtcattcgaagccctcgtgtgaagctCAAAgttgcaacctaatctttaccgggaacgtgtgagagggtgttcccattgttcacggACGCCTTATCAttcatcatgcggttttgatgcttatTTTGCTGTTtcctttattgaaacgaatactgagctctgtgcggtatgcctgattgcaaagaaagttatgtcgtttgccttcaattgttgaAGGGCTCCTAGATcccccagaggtcgaaatttacttgtggcgttgcagttgtgcacgagtctacagcgaatgctagcggagttacacgcgtttgctcgtttcgctctttccttcgcttcgctgcgttcgtcggctcgtctgtccacctctccgaatgccctccctcagcgtccgaggtgaaaacgcaaggagcgcgcgcatctgctagcagatgaGCACGAGAGCGTCTGGGATGAGTAGTCGGATTCgcccaatgtctgtggcacatacgttcTGTCGGAGTATTGTGCTCACGCCATGAAATATTCAGACACACGAgacgtatacagcttcgctgttgtaAAAAGCCCTTACTTCATCCGTGCTAGGTGGGGTCATTAGGCGAGAGTTTTTTCAAGCGGGCGAGATGACTTCAAGCTTTGTTTGACTGTGACCTCTTCAAGCGGCCTGCATATGAATCATTACGGCATGGAACTTACCCGTCACCGCAGCTATCACAGCATGTGAGCAGGTCCTCAGCAGAGATGTTCACCTGAACTTTGCCCTTGGTGTGGATGCAGATTCGGTCGGACATGGCTTCCGCAGCTCCAAACGCCTGCGATACAACCAATTAAACTCCCGCTCCCGCGTTCAAACTCACGTAATGCAGTAGCGCTCAGTTTAACAGAACGTTCTTACGCTTTAAAGCTCCTAAAAGAGCAACACCTTCGGAGAATTATTGTTCACTATTGGTTGCTTATCACCATTTTAATTCGTATTAAGCATACTTGCGCAGACATAGAGTGTTACTTAGACGTTAGGAAGGTATATTTATATAGCGCAAAGGTGTGGAGGCCATTCTTGATAGAAGACTGACTATAATACCATGATATGAGAGTTATTGTCGTTTAGCTTATTACGTTGCAAAGCTATTCGTGCGTCGGAAGATGGAACGAGTGCTACCTCTTCCTTTGACTGTTACATGTCCGCAAAGTGACCGCAAGGAATGAGCCCGTAAGCAGGTATTGCCGCTGTTTTATTAAGACATTTAATTATTTCTTTCCTTTGTAGTTGCCAACCCAGAAAACATAACGCGCCCGAATCAAGTGCTAATTATTTGCTTTGCTCACCCAGCACGATCCACACGTTGACTGGTCACGGATGAGGTGGATGCTGCTACAGTGGGACCACTTTTCACGGGCGTCGAAAGATTCCGGCAAGTCATTGGGAATCTCTCCGTGGTAGTGAAGCGGGAGCCTGTAGTTCTTGCTGTCCGGGTGGACCCCCATCAGCCCTTTGATGTAGCTAAAGGGAATGTTCTCGTCAAAGTTCCTGCCAGCCTGGACAAAAGAATTCAATCACGAGTATTGTAAAGCAGTTGTAAAAGGGGTTCCCTGTTAGCGACAGATAATAAAGCAGTTGCCACCTGGATAACCAAGATTAGGGTGAATGATTAAGAATTCACGACGGTAACGAGACGTCGTCCTAGTGTTTCGTGTACAATGAAGCAAATGGCTGGCATTCTTTAAAGAATACGGAAATTAACGCTAAAAAATGTTGATCTTTAATACATTTTCTTTACTTTAGAACAAGCTCTTCCGCTCGGGCAACAGATATAACTGACACTAGAACAATTTCAAGGAACTGTGTCAATTTACGGGTAGCGTGTGTTTAACTAGCTTCGAGTATGTAAGACTAGCGCAGAAGCTGAATGCGTGCCGTGTTCTTCGGCCACTGTTGCAGAGGTTACCATACGGAACGCACTTCCCGTACATTTTGCGGTATCATTGCATGCTATATGACTGAcatttttgattgattgattgattgattgacatgaCAAACATGATATGTTTAGAAGCAAGAGCCAACTTCTTAAAACTCATTGGAATGgtaaccaagtttttttttcatcgcttacgCATATTTAGTAGCCGCGTAACTCAGCAGAACATTGACAGCCACGGATTACCTAATTGTGCAGTGATTCATTAACAAATGTGTAGTTGACACACCTTGCTGCCATTAGGATGTCAAGGACAGCCGGTAGTCATTGCAGTCGTCGCATATTTCCTTCGGAGAAGCGAGTGTGTAGAGATATCGTTCTCAGAAAATTACCAGTATTTGCAATGCTTCAAGTAGATTGCGCACCGGCCTTTTGAATGACCTGGTTCGTATTTGAAGGAACGCCAAATGACATTCTGGCGAggttagaagcagcgccaggtaTACTTTCAGAAAACGTGGGGAAGATAGCACGCTTACCTTCCACGTGGTGTTGAGGTTATTGATGAAGTTTATCATTTCGTCGGACAATGGCTTCACAGATGATGGAACCATGACGCGGCCTTGGGCCGCAACGGCGAACAGTGCGAATACTACGAGAACCTTCATTGTGCCTGCGTAAATTTGTAAAtgaaatacacagtgaaaaaagaGTGAATGAGAGATAATGAAGCAATTAACAGTTGCTTATATGCGAATTCTGCTGTGGACTGGCATGCTGGTAGCGTACTCGGCTATCGAGAGGTGCATCAGGGCCTCGATGAAGGAGGCAGAACGAGACTTGTAGGTCGAAGAAGGTTCGATTTATTTTACATTATTTACAGGGGCTGTTCTCACTCAAGCTATGGTCAGCCCATGATCACGAGGATGCGCCAAGGCGGCACAGCTGCTACTGGGCGTCTCTCTTATCTTTTATCTCAGTTACAAATTTATTTATATTTAGGAATTGACAGAGCCACTTCATTCTAGCAGTGTCCTTCCCAAGAGAG
Above is a window of Rhipicephalus sanguineus isolate Rsan-2018 chromosome 3, BIME_Rsan_1.4, whole genome shotgun sequence DNA encoding:
- the LOC119387889 gene encoding cathepsin B isoform X3, coding for MINFINNLNTTWKAGRNFDENIPFSYIKGLMGVHPDSKNYRLPLHYHGEIPNDLPESFDAREKWSHCSSIHLIRDQSTCGSCWAFGAAEAMSDRICIHTKGKVQVNISAEDLLTCCDSCGDGCNGGYPAAAWQFYKEEGLVTGGLYGTDDGCQPYHFPPCEHHTKGPLPPCKGDGPTPECVRDCREGYEKSYSEDKHYGKKVYTLSGDETQIKTEIFKNGPVEADFTVYADFLSYKSGVYQQHSGEALGGHAIRILGWGSENGVPYWLVANSWNPDWGDKGYFKIRRGNDECGIEDDINAGIPKELKP
- the LOC119387889 gene encoding cathepsin B isoform X1, yielding MKVLVVFALFAVAAQGRVMVPSSVKPLSDEMINFINNLNTTWKAGRNFDENIPFSYIKGLMGVHPDSKNYRLPLHYHGEIPNDLPESFDAREKWSHCSSIHLIRDQSTCGSCWAFGAAEAMSDRICIHTKGKVQVNISAEDLLTCCDSCGDGCNGGYPAAAWQFYKEEGLVTGGLYGTDDGCQPYHFPPCEHHTKGPLPPCKGDGPTPECVRDCREGYEKSYSEDKHYGKKVYTLSGDETQIKTEIFKNGPVEADFTVYADFLSYKSGVYQQHSGEALGGHAIRILGWGSENGVPYWLVANSWNPDWGDKGYFKIRRGNDECGIEDDINAGIPKELKP